The genomic DNA CCCTTATTTCAACTGCTATATTAAACTGTTGTAATTTCTTTTTCTTTTTTAGCTAGTAAATCATCAATCTCTTTAATGTGATTATCTGTCAATTTTTGAACGTCATTTTCTAGATTTTTGATTTCATCTTCTGATAATGAGTTGTCTTTATCTTTTGATAATCTCTTAAGATCGTTGTTAGCATCTTTTCTGATGTTTCTTATAGCGATTTTTCCTTCTTCAGCTTCTTTTTTAGCTAATTTTACATATTCTTTTCTTCTATCTGCAGTTAATTCTGGCATTACAAGTCTGATTACCTTACCATCGTTGTTTGGTGTTAGTCCTAAGTTTGCAGCCATGATCATTTTTTCAATCTTTGGTATTAATGTTTTATCCCAAGGATCGATCATTAATAATCTTGGTTCTGGAGCAGATACTGTTCCAACTTGATTTAATGGCATTTCTGTACCGTAAGATTCTACTCTTATTCCGTCTAACATTGATACGTTAGCTCTTCCTGCTCTTATTGTAGCGAATCTGTCTTTTGTTGCTTCTATTGCTTTTTCCATTTTCTCTTTACAAACGTTTACTATTTCATTTCCTGTCATAGATAATCCTCCTCTTAGATTTTATGTTTTAGTCTGCAACTACTATAGTTCCTATTTTTTCACCCATGATTACTCTTTTAATATTTCCCTCAACTAATGAGTCAAAAACTATAATTGGCAGTTTATTTTCTCTGCATAATGAAATTGCAGTAGAATCCATTACTTTAAGGTCTTTGGCTAATACTTCTGAATAAGTAACCTTATCATATTTTACAGCATCTGGATATTTTACTGGGTCTTTATCGTAAATTCCATCTACTTTTGTAGCCTTTAATACAACCTCTGTGTTCATTTCAATAGCTCTTAGAGCAGCTGCTGTGTCAGTTGTAAAATATGGGTTTCCTGTTCCAGCTCCAAATATAACAACTCTTCCCTTTTCTAAGTGTCTTTGTGCTTTTCTCTTAATAAATGGTTCAGCAATTTTTGGCATCTCAATTGCTGTTTGTACCCTTGTAGGCACTCCTAATTTCTCAATAGAATTTTGTAATGCAAGTGAGTTTATTACAGTTGCAAGCATTCCCATGTGGTCACCTGTAACTCTATCTACTCCCTGAGTAGCTCCTGATAGTCCTCTGAAGATATTTCCTCCACCGATAACTACTGATACTTCTACTCCTAAATCCACTATATCTTTTATTTGTCTAGCATAAGAGGCAATTACATCTGAACAGATTCCAAACTCCTGGTCTCCCATTAATGCCTCACCACTAAGTTTTAATAAAACTCTTTTATAAAAAGGTTTCTCCATTGCTCCTCCTAAAGTATATTTTTTAAAAAAAGGGGGATGCTGTTGCATCCCCATGTATTTATTAGCTATTATCCGTTGATTTGAGCTGCAACTTCTGCTGCGAAGTCTTCTTCTTTTTTCTCGATTCCGTCTCCAACTTTAAATCTTGCGAAAGATAATACTGCTAGAGGTTTTGCGAATTGTGCAACTGTTTCTTTGTTTTCTGCTCTTACATAGATTTGGTCAACTAAACAGTTTTCTTCGTAGTATTTGTGCATTTTTCCAACTAGAATTTTTTCAATTATTTGAGCAGGTTTTCCTTCTCCTTCTAATTGTTTTCTAGCGATTTCTTTTTCATGCTCTAAATCTTCAGCTGTTACTTGATCTTTGTTTAAGTATTTAGGGTCCATTGCTGCTGCATGCATAGCGATATCTCTAGCTTTAGCGATATTTTCTTCAGTTGCTTCACCAGTCATTTCAACAATAACTCCTAATTTTCCACCTAAGTGGCTGTATGTAGCAACAAATCCATCTTTAGATACAGTTTCGTGTATTCTTCTGATGTTCATGTTTTCTCCGATTTTAGCGATTAAATCAGTAACTGCTTGTGCTACAGTTTTTCCATCTTTATATTCAGCTGCTGCAAGGTCTTCAACAGTTTTTATGTCTTTTGCAATAGCAAACTCAGCTAAGTTTTGTCCGAATTGTTTGAATTCATCGTTTTTAGCAACGAAGTCTGTTTCAGAGTTGAATTCAATTAATACAGCTTTTTTGTGATCAGCTGATACAGCATCAAAGATTAATCCTTCAGCTGCTATTCTTCCAGCTTTCTTAACTGCTTTAGCAATTCCTTTTTCTCTTAAGAAGTCAATTGCTTTATCCATATCTCCATCATTTGCTTGTAGTGCCTTCTTACAATCCATCATTCCAGCACCAGTTCTTTCTCTTAGTTCTTTTACTAAACTAGCTGTTATTTGTGCCATTTTTTCCTCCTAATAAAATTTTTTTACCTTACGGTATTGAATCGAAATAGTCGATTATTCAGCTACTTCTTCTGTAGCTTCTGCTTCAACTGGAGCTTCTGCTACTTCTTTACCTTGGTTTCCTTCGATAATTGCATTAGCAATTACAGATGAGATTAATTTTACTGATCTTATAGCATCATCGTTTGCAGGAATTGGGTAAGTGATTAAATCTGGATCTACGTTAGTGTCGATCATTGCGATTACTGGAATTCCTAAGTCAGAAGCTTCTTTTATAGCAAGAGTTTCTTTCTTACAGTCTACGATAAATATAGCTGCTGGAACATCTTCCATATCTTTAATTCCACCAAGGTTTTTAGATAATTTAGCTAATTCTTTTCTGAAGTTAGCTGCTTCTTTTTTAGTATAAGAAGTATCTAAAGTTCCTTCTGCTTCCATTTTTTCAAGTTCTTTTAATCTTTCTATTCTTTTTTTGATAGTAGAGAAGTTTGTTAACATTCCTCCTAACCATCTGTTGTTTACATAGTACATTCCTGATCTTTCAGCTTGTTCTCTTATAGCTTCTTGAGCTTGTTTTTTAGTTCCTACAAATAGAACTTTTCCTCCATCTTCAGCTATTTCTCTGATTACAGAGTAAGCTTCCTCGATTTTCTTTAAAGATTTGTGTAAGTCGATTACATGAATCCCGTTTCTTTCTGTAAAGATGTACTTAGCCATTTTTGGGTTCCATCTTTTAGCTTGGTGTCCAAAGTGAACTCCAGCTTCTAATAATTGTTTCATTGTTATTACTGCCATTTTTTCCTCCTAATAATTTTGGTTTTTTCGTCCATCAGTCTCAAAACTAAGCTATTTTCCGAAGAAAACCACCTTGCCTAGAAATAACTGATGTGTGTATTTCACAACGGCCCATTTTAACATATATTTTACAAAATGTCAATAATTTCAAAGACACTCTTAAGATTTTTTGTGAAAAATACTATAATATTTTTTAATAAAGAGGAGCCCATATAATTTCTTCACAAGATATATAAGAAAAACCTATAAAAACATATATATTCTATGGTATAATATATGTATAAAAAACATCTGTTATTTTATTTTTATCATATTTTGGTTATACTTGAGGAGGTTTTATGGGAAAACAAGTTTCTAGATTGGAAGAATGGATTAATTCAATGACTCATTATTTTGGACTGGTACTTGCTCTTATTGGTACAGGAGCACTTTTAGTTCGCAGTGTAAAAAGTGGAAACACTGGATATATAGTAGGGTCTATGCTCTTTTGTTTCTCACTGGTTCTTTTGTATTCCATGTCTGGAACTTACCATATTCTTTATCATGGAAAAGTAAAAAAGATTTTTAAGATTTTAGACCACTCAGCTATATATATTCTTATATCAGGGTCGTATACTCCCTATCTTTTAGGTTTCTTTGATGGAACAGCTAAATGGGTACTGTTCTTTGCACAATGGGGAATGACTCTTTTAGGAATAATATTTAAGATATTTTTTGTTGGAAGATTTAATTTTGTTTCTACACTTATATATCTTGCAATGGGATGGATGGTTGTATTTGTCTTTGGGGATCTTAAAACTATAATAAGTCCTCTCTCTTTCAAGCTTCTTCTAGCTTGTGGAATTACCTACTCAGTGGGAACTATTTTTTACACACTTGATAAATTTAAATTTATGCACGGTATATGGCACCTCTTTGTTTTAGCTGGAAGCATACTTAATTATCTTTCAATATATTTTATATAATTTTTCAACTTAAGGTCACTACATAAAGTGGCCTTTTTTTTACAGTATAAGTGATTGTTATAAATATATAAAATGATATTATTATACTTTTTCCTTTAAATATTTTATACTAGTTGCACACAATCATCTCGTTGTATAAAAATTTTATATATAAATTCAATTTAAGGAGGAGTTATATGGGAAAAAATATTGGTGAATATGTATGGGGAGTAATTCTTTGTATCGCTATTGCTATCCCATCATGGTTTTTAGGAAAGATGTTTCCAATAATAGGAGGACCTGTATTTGGAATACTAATAGGAATGGTACTGGGGATTATAATAAAAGATAAGGACAGATTTTCTCCAGGAGTTCTATATTGTTCAAAGAAAGTTTTAAACTATGCTGTTATATTCTTAGGATTTGGACTTAATCTAACTGTTATATTTGACACTGGAAAACAGTCTCTTCCAATAATAATTACAACAATAGCAACATCTCTTATTGTGTCATACATACTTTGTAAAGCTATGCATATAGATTATAAGATTGCTACTCTTGTAGGAGTAGGTTCATCTATCTGTGGTGGTTCAGCTGTTGCTGCTACTGCACCTGTTATCAATGCAGATCATGGAGAGGTGGCTCAGGCTATCTCAGTTATATTCTTCTTCAATATTATTGCTGCTATAACATTTCCAGCACTGGGATCATTTTTAGGATTTTCAACTGTTTCAGGTACACCTTTTGGAATATTTGCAGGTACTGCTATAAATGATACCTCATCAGTTACTGCTGCTGCATCTACCTGGGATTCTATCAATAATCTTGGAGCAGCTACTCTTGATAAAGCTGTAATGGTAAAACTTACAAGAACCTTAGCAATTATCCCTATTACACTGGTTTTAGCAGTTTGGGAATCTAAAAAATATAAAGATGAAAATAGCTCTTTCAGTTTAAAAAAGATATTTCCATTTTTTATTCTTTATTTTATATTAGCTTCAGTAATAACTACTGTAGCTGTATCTGTAGGAGTTGATATTCATCTATTTTCTCCTTTAAAAACTTTCAGTAAAATACTTATTGTTGTTGCAATGAGTGCAGTGGGATTCAATACTAATATTGTAAGACTTGTAAAAACTGGAGGTAAACCTCTTTTAATAGGTCTATGCTGCTGGGTATCAATTACCTGTGTCAGCCTTATGATGCAACATATTTTGCATATCTGGTAATAATATTAAAAAGGGCTCGCATTTTGTGATGCGAACCCTTTTTTTATTTAAATTCCACTTTTTAGCTTTTATTTAAGTCTATTTTCTTTTAAGAACTGTTTTTCTTCAGGTGTTCTTAATAATCCAAGTTGGATTGTTACACATGTTGCTATGATTAAAGCAAATATGTAAAATGCATACTTAAGAACTGCAACTGGTGATACATCTGTAAGTCCAGTTATAATAAGCATACCTCCATCATAAGGCATCATAGCCAGGAAAGCACAAGCAAATATATCTATTAAACTGGCAAGTCTTTTTGGTGCTATGTGATATGTTTTTCCAATCTCTTTTGCTATTGGTGCAGTGATGATAATAGCAATTGTATTATTTACAAGAGCTGCTGATAAAAGTCCTGAAAGGAAGCTGATTCCATACTCTGCATCTCTTCTTTGATTAATCTTAGATACAATTCCATTAACAAGCCAGTCAATTCCACCATAAGCTTTGATTACTCCAATAAGTCCTGAGATAAGTATAGCAATTATTGTAATACTGAACATATCTGCCATTCCATTTCCAATAGCCTGTATCCAATCTAAGAATGTTACAGAACCTTCAACAAATCCAATAACTCCTGTCATAACTATTCCTACAAACAGTACTCCTGATACGTTAAATCCAAGAAGTGCTGCTGCAAGTACAACTATGTAAGGAACAACTCTCATTATAAAGTATGGATGTTCTCCTGTTATAGCTCCATCTCCACCTAGAAACCAATACATAAATATTGCAAATATCGCTGCTGGTAATGCTATAAAGAAGTTCATCTTAAATTTATCCTTCATTTCAGAACCTACACCTTTTGCTGCAGATATTGTTGTATCTGATATCATTGAAAGGTTGTCTCCAAAATAAGCTCCTCCAATAACTGCTGCACATGCAAGTGGCATATTAAGTCCTGCTGATTCAGCAACTCCTATAGCTATTGGAGCCATTGCTGCAATTGTACCCATTGAAGTACCTATAGCTGTTGAAATAAATGATGAAATTACGAATACCCCTGGTACAAGAAGTGTTTTTGGTATAAAAGTTAGACCAAGGTTTACAACTGATTCAACCCCACCCATTGATTTAGCTGCACCTTGGAAACCTCCTGCTAAAAGGTATATAAGACCTATTAGTATTACTCCTGAGTTTCCTGCATTTTCACAGAAGATATCCAATTTCTTGTCAAGTTTCATTCCTTTGTTCATTATAAATGCTATTACTATACCAATTAATAGCGCCACGTGTCTTGGGAATTTAGAGAATGCTCCCTCTGCCCCCTGCATTGTAAAGTAAAGTCCAAAACCTATATACAGTGCTAAAAACACGAATAAAGGCAAAAATGCTAATAAACCATACTGTTTTTCTTTCTTTTCCATTGAGTCATGTCCCCCTTAAATTTTTATCTGGCTCTCCATTTTTTTACTGCTGTTTCTATTCTCTTTAACCCTTCTTCAACCATATATCTTGGACATGCTACGTTCATTCTTTCATATCCAACTCCAGTTTCTCCAAACCAATACCCATCATCTAATGCTATTTTTCCTTCTTTTTGAATAAGTAAAGATAGCTCTTTTTCATCCATATTTAATCCTGAGAAGTCAAGCCACATTAAGTATGTTCCTTCTGGCTTATAAACTTTTACTTCAGGTATATTTTTTGCTATATAATCCACTACATATTTCATATTTCCATCTATATATTCAACAAGTTGATCAATCCAGTCTGCACATTTTTCATAAGCAGTTTGGAATGCAACTAAGCTGAATGGGTTATTTCTTTTTATATCAAGAATTCCAAGTTCTGTATCAAATTTTTTCCATTCATCTTTTCTTGGGAAAGTTACAAAAGAAGCTTGTAATCCAGCTAAGTTAAATGTTTTTGTAGGTGAGAAGCAAGTGATAGTTATATCTTCAACCTCTTTGCTTATTGATGCTGTAGGTATATGTTTATGCCCTGGCATTACCATATCTCTCCAGATTTCATCAGAAATTATTCTTACACCATGTTTTAAACAGATATCTGTAATTTTTACAAGTTCTTCACGTTTCCAAACTCTTCCTATTGGATTGTGTGGACTACAGAAAATAAATAATTTGATTTTATTATCTACTATTTTCTTTTCAAAGTCTTCAAGATCCATTGTATAGTATCCTCTGTCATCTTTAACAAGTTTGTTTTCTACAACTGTTCTTCCGTTATCTCTTATAGTTGCAGCAAATGGATAATATACTGGGCTTTGAATGATAACTTTATCCCCAGGTTGTGTCATTTGTCTAATTAACATTGAAAGTGTAGGTACAACACCTGGACTGTTAATCAAACTCTCTGCTGGTATTTCATAATCAAATCTATTTTTGATCCAGTTAGCAGCTGCCTGATAATATCCAGCTGGTCTATAAACATATCCAAATATTCCCTGTTTAACTTTTTCTTCCATAGCTTCTATTATTTCAGGTGCAGTTTTGAAATCCATATCAGCTATCCACATTGGCCATAAATCTTTAGAAGTGAATTTTAACCCCATTTCTTCCCATTTTGCAGAGTGATTTCCAGTTCTATCAATTTTCTCATCAAAATTATATTTCATTTCATACCTCCATTATTCCAAAAAACTATACAATTCCGTTATAGGACTTTTATATTATGTACTATAACTATAAACGTTTCTCCTTTATTTGTCAATGGCTATCAGACTTTTCTGGTATATAACAGTTAGATTTTATACGTTTATGACGTATTAAATACAATTATTTTTAAAATTAAATGTAATTCCGCATATATTGTGATATACTAGAGGTAAAGAAAATTATTTAGGGAGGGGTTATGAAGTTTAATTTTGTAATAGAAAAAAATTCTGATGATACTATCTACATCCAGCTGTACACCGCTCTTAAGAAAATGATTGATGATGAAGAGATAAAACCTAGAGAAAAACTCCCTTCTATCAGACAGCTGGCTATAAAATATGACCTCAGTAAGCTTACTGTACTTAAGGCATATGATTTACTTGAAAAAAACAATTTGATTTATAAGATTCACGGTAAAGGGTGTTTTGTAAAGGAAAAGACATCTCTTTATGAAAAAATGCAAAAACCAATTATCAATAACTTTGCAATAATAAACAAAAATATTAACTTTGCAAGTTCTACTCCATGTTCTGATCTCTATCCAATAGAAGAGTTTAGAGAGATTATAAACTCTATTTTGCTTAAAGATGGAGAAAAACTTTTCAACTATTCAGATACTCAAGGATGTCTAAAACTTAGAGAACTCATTGTAACAATGTTAAAGAAAAAAGGGATTAAAGAAACTGCTCAGAATATCCAAATTGTAACTGGAGCTCAGCAGGCACTTGATATTCTAAATAAGATAATGCTTAAAAATGAACACCCTGCAATGGCAGTAGGTGCTCCTACATACTATGGTGCTATCAATACCTTTTCTGATGTTGCTACTATGGTTCCAGTTCCTGTTTGTAAAGATGGATTTGACTTAGAGGCTTTAGAGCGTATTCTTCAAAATAAAAAGATAGACTATCTGTATGCAATGATTAATTTTGAATCTCCTACTGGTATTGTGTGGTCTCAAGAAAAGAAAAAACATCTTCTTGAACTTGCTGAAAAATATGATTTCTTAATAATTGAAGACGATTGCATTTCAGATCTCTACTACTATAATAATCCTACAACACCTTTAAAATCACTGGATAAAAATGAAAGGGTTATCTATATAAACTCTTTTTCAAAAGTTATCATGCCAGGACTTAGACTTGGTTATATGGTTATTCCAGAAAAATATATAACAGAAGTCATTGCAGCAAAGTTTTCAAGTGATATTTCATCTTCAGGACTTATGCAGATGGCTACTTATCATTTTATAAATGAGGGACATTACGAAAAACATTTAGAAAATCTTAAAAAAATCTATAAAGAGAGATATGAATTTACACTTAAGTGTCTTGAAAAGATAAAAGGCATTGAGATTTTTGCTCTAACAGGTGGAGGTTTTTACTTCTGGATAAAACTTCCTGACAATATCAATTCAAATCTTGTATATGCTATTTTACGTGATATGAAGATTTCAATTCTGCCAGGAACAGTTTTTTACATCGATAAAAATGCAAAATCTGACTATATCCGTTTAAGCTTTGCTTCTGCTCCAGTCAATGAGATAAAAAAAGGTGTAGATAAACTCCATGAAGTTATATTATCTCTTCAACAAATTGGTGAATAGATACCCCCTTTTTATTATTTTTTCCATAAAATAGTTGATTATTGTAGACTAAAGAAATATAATTATATTGTAAAGTATAATTTTATGTTGTTCTATTATTTATATATTATATAAAAGGCGGGGAAAAGTATGGAACTACTTAGATTAATTCTTGGCGTTATTATCTTTATAATAACCTTCTATTTTATTATTACTGAAAAGTACCCTAAATCTATAGTTACAATGATTGGTGCTTCTCTCATGGTAGTCACTGGAATAATTTCAGAGCATGAGGCACTTAGGACAATAGGTTATAATCTGGAGATTCTATTTCTTTTAATGGGAATGATGATGATTGTAGAGATTATGTCAGAGACTGGAATATTCCAATGGGTCGCAATTAAGATAGCACAGTTAGTAAGAGGTAATCCTATTAAGATTCTTGTATTTACCTCTGTTGTAACAGCACTATTCTCAGCTGTTCTAGATAACGTAACTACAATACTTCTTGTTGTCCCAGTTACAATATTTTTAGCTAAAAGGCTGGAAGTTGACCCAAAACCATTTGTACTGATGCAGATATTTGCTTCTAACATTGGTGGTACTGCAACAATGATTGGTGACCCACCTAACCTTATTATAGCAAGTTTAAGTGGACTGGATTTTAATGATTTCATTATCAACTTAACACCTATTATTATAATAAATATGGTGGTACTTCTAAGTACAGCAGTTTTCTGTTTCAGAGACAAACTTCAGGTTTCTAATGAATTAAAAGCTGGTATTATGGAGTTGAGTCTTGACAGAACTATAAAAGATAAGGTATTACTTGCACAATCACTTATAATATTCCTTATTGTAATAATTGGATTTTTAACAAATGCTATATCAAAATTTGGTCTTTCTATCATTGCACTTTTTGGTGCTGCAACACTTATGTTTTTAAGTAAGAAAAAACCTGAAGAGATATTTGCAAAAATAGAATGGGATACGCTGTTTTTCTTTGGTGGATTATTTATTCTAGTTGAAGGAATAGAGCACCTTGGAATTATAAGCAAACTATCTGGATTCCTTCTATATCTTACAGAGGGAAATATCAAAGTTACTTCAACTGTTATACTTATTCTTTCAGCAATACTTTCACCTATTATAGGTTCAATACCACATGCACTTTCATTTGGTAAGATTCTTGCTGGTGTAGTTCCTACTATGACTGGAGATACACAGATGTTATGGTGGGCACTTGCATTAGGAGCATGTCTTGGTGGAAATATGACAATAGTTGGAGCTGCAGCAAATATAGTTGGTTCCTCAGTAGCTAAAAAAGGGGGAATTGAGATTACCTTTAAGGAATTCTTCAAATGGGGACTTCTTGTAGTAGGTGAATCTGTTGGTTTATCCCTTATTTATCTTCTTATTAGATATTGATGCAAGAGCCTTAATATGGTCTAAAACCTATTTTACAATTTGTATGACTAATGGCTACATAAATTGTCTTAAAATTGTTTTTAAGTGCTAAATACAAGTGTACACATATAAAAAATATCATATTTCAAATATAAAACTATAAAATAAAAGGGCATCCATTAATATGGGTGCCCTTTTAAAATATCAATATAACTTTTTTAATATAACTTGTTTGCGAATTTTTTATTTTTCTTTATATGAGGTTTTGCTTAATTTACTGCTATTTATTTGGAAAGGATTAAAAAAGAGGAACATCTCTGTTCCTCTTTATATATCAGAAACTAATTATTAAACTAATTCAATAATAGCCATTTCTGAAGAGTCACCTTTTCTTACAGAAGTTTTGATGATTCTTGTATATCCACCATTTCTTTCTGTGTATCTAGGTGCTACTTCGTTGAATAACTTAGCTACTGCTTCTTCATTTCTTAGGAATGCAAATGCATTTCTTCTAGAAGCTAATGTATTTTTCTTTCCTAAAGTTATCATTCTTTCTGCAAATTTTCTTAATTCTTTTGCTCTAGTTACAGTAGTTTCAATTCTTTCTGCACTTATTAAAGATATAGTTAAGTTTTTTAGCATAGCTTTTCTGTGGTCAGCTCTTCTACCTAACTTTCTATATGATTTATTGTGATTCATTAGTTAGCTATCCTCCTTATTATTATCCTATTCAGGAGATCCATTTTGAGTTAGATCATATCCTAATTCTTTCATTTTTTCTAGGATTTCATCTAATGATTTTCTTCCTAGGTTTTTAATCTTTAGAAGTTCGTTGTGAGACAATTTAGATAATTGTCCAACTTCTTCTATTCCAGCTTTCTTTAAACAGTTAAACGATCTAACAGTTAAATCTAGCTCCTCTATTTTAGTATTTAGAATATTATCATCTTTAGAGTGAGTAGTTGAATCTTCTTCTTCATCCTCTACTTCAGCTCTTAGGTTTTCCATCTTGTTACCTAATTCTAAGAAAGGATCAAAGTGTAATCTCAATAACTCTACCGCGTAAGACAATGCATCTCTAATTTCAATGCTTCCGTCAGTTTCGATATCTAAAGTAAGTTTGTCAAAGTCAGTCATTCTACCAACCATTGTATCTTGGATAGTGTAAGAAACTTTTCTGATAGGTGTATAGATAGCATCAACTGCTATATAATCCACTGCCCAGTCTTTTCTTTCAATATCTTCTGATACTACGAAACCTTCTCCAGTATCTACTAGAAATTCCATGTCAAGTTCTCTATCTGTTGTTATTGTACAAATAACTTGTTCAGGATTCACTATTTCTATACCTACGTCAGGTATTATGTCAGCTGCAGTTACCACTTTTGGTCCTTTAACAGAAAGAGTCATTTTTCTTTCACCGCTTGTTTCAGCTTTAACAACTATTTCTTTAATGTTAAGGATAATTTCAGTTACAGCTTCCTTTATTCCTTCCATAACAGAGAATTCGCTCAATACTCCTTCGATTCTCACACCTTTAATAGCAGCTCCTGGGATAGACGAAAGTAAAACTCTTCTCAAAGCATTACCAACAGTATGCCCATAACCTCTATATAAAGGCTCAACGATATATTGACCTTTAAATTCGCTCTCTTTTACTTCAGTTATATTGATACCCCTTGCATGTTTTTCAATTTTTAACATTTAATCAACTCCTATTAAAAGGGCTATTATCTAGAGTAGAACTCAACTATTAGTGACTCATTTAATTCGAAATCTAAGTCGTCTTTAGTTGGGTTTTGTAAAACTTTACCAGAGAAAGCAGCTTTGTCTAGCTCTAACCAAGCTGGAACAGTTGCTTCTTCTACAGACGCTTTGATTATTTCTATATTTTTTGAATTTTCGATTACAGAGATTACATCTCCTACTTTTACTCTGTAAGAAGGTATATTAACTCTTCTTCC from Fusobacterium sp. DD2 includes the following:
- a CDS encoding ArsB/NhaD family transporter yields the protein MELLRLILGVIIFIITFYFIITEKYPKSIVTMIGASLMVVTGIISEHEALRTIGYNLEILFLLMGMMMIVEIMSETGIFQWVAIKIAQLVRGNPIKILVFTSVVTALFSAVLDNVTTILLVVPVTIFLAKRLEVDPKPFVLMQIFASNIGGTATMIGDPPNLIIASLSGLDFNDFIINLTPIIIINMVVLLSTAVFCFRDKLQVSNELKAGIMELSLDRTIKDKVLLAQSLIIFLIVIIGFLTNAISKFGLSIIALFGAATLMFLSKKKPEEIFAKIEWDTLFFFGGLFILVEGIEHLGIISKLSGFLLYLTEGNIKVTSTVILILSAILSPIIGSIPHALSFGKILAGVVPTMTGDTQMLWWALALGACLGGNMTIVGAAANIVGSSVAKKGGIEITFKEFFKWGLLVVGESVGLSLIYLLIRY
- a CDS encoding DNA-directed RNA polymerase subunit alpha, encoding MLKIEKHARGINITEVKESEFKGQYIVEPLYRGYGHTVGNALRRVLLSSIPGAAIKGVRIEGVLSEFSVMEGIKEAVTEIILNIKEIVVKAETSGERKMTLSVKGPKVVTAADIIPDVGIEIVNPEQVICTITTDRELDMEFLVDTGEGFVVSEDIERKDWAVDYIAVDAIYTPIRKVSYTIQDTMVGRMTDFDKLTLDIETDGSIEIRDALSYAVELLRLHFDPFLELGNKMENLRAEVEDEEEDSTTHSKDDNILNTKIEELDLTVRSFNCLKKAGIEEVGQLSKLSHNELLKIKNLGRKSLDEILEKMKELGYDLTQNGSPE
- the rplQ gene encoding 50S ribosomal protein L17, producing MNHNKSYRKLGRRADHRKAMLKNLTISLISAERIETTVTRAKELRKFAERMITLGKKNTLASRRNAFAFLRNEEAVAKLFNEVAPRYTERNGGYTRIIKTSVRKGDSSEMAIIELV
- a CDS encoding PLP-dependent aminotransferase family protein encodes the protein MKFNFVIEKNSDDTIYIQLYTALKKMIDDEEIKPREKLPSIRQLAIKYDLSKLTVLKAYDLLEKNNLIYKIHGKGCFVKEKTSLYEKMQKPIINNFAIINKNINFASSTPCSDLYPIEEFREIINSILLKDGEKLFNYSDTQGCLKLRELIVTMLKKKGIKETAQNIQIVTGAQQALDILNKIMLKNEHPAMAVGAPTYYGAINTFSDVATMVPVPVCKDGFDLEALERILQNKKIDYLYAMINFESPTGIVWSQEKKKHLLELAEKYDFLIIEDDCISDLYYYNNPTTPLKSLDKNERVIYINSFSKVIMPGLRLGYMVIPEKYITEVIAAKFSSDISSSGLMQMATYHFINEGHYEKHLENLKKIYKERYEFTLKCLEKIKGIEIFALTGGGFYFWIKLPDNINSNLVYAILRDMKISILPGTVFYIDKNAKSDYIRLSFASAPVNEIKKGVDKLHEVILSLQQIGE